A section of the Oncorhynchus nerka isolate Pitt River linkage group LG3, Oner_Uvic_2.0, whole genome shotgun sequence genome encodes:
- the LOC115104088 gene encoding platelet endothelial aggregation receptor 1-like isoform X4 — protein MDNGKFVTNPFLVGGPLTISTSRQCTTIDEFYCVHCEKSCPKIRCLPRCPCQNGGICQGKGICACPPGWTGEVCTERCAEGRFGPNCAQECVCHNRGHCDPETGQCNCAEGFTGNRCSEECQVGSYGRDCKGVCDCANGARCFNIDGGCLCEPGFSGPQCRERMCRHGTYGLHCEHTCLCHDTHTLSCHPLKGECTCQPGWAGLYCNETCARGYYGHGCLEPCLCVNGGVCDSVSGRCHCAPGYTGAHCESPCKSGTYGKDCSLECSCSNSVDCSPIDGTCFCKEGWRGRYCSIPCSKDTWGLGCNATCQCANVALCNPADGSCTCSPGWQGPLCDQPCPMGTFGPGCLKRCDCLNADSCQGASGQCQCLPGWTGARCAQTCPEGTWGRHCNQSCFCQNSATCLPHSGACVCRQGYWGPTCQHMCSAGVYGDQCSITCPSCAHSSSCHHVTGQCVCTPGYTGALCEQACPVGLYGKQCTGVCRCAHNSTCNHQDGSCFCPPGWTGPDCTLQCRPGMFGLNCAQVCSCPPNFYCDPQTGECVCESGPGIDCKKERFVSMMVPVSPGERDSWGAIVGIVVLVILVVLLLALLLLYRRRQKDKQANTPTVSFSTSRTVNSEYAIPDVPHSYHHYYNPSYHTLTGGRPPLPHVPNNQDRAIKNTNNQLFCNVKNMERERGRGLFGVESNATLPADWKHHEAGKEPGAFGIDRSYSYSASLHYNKELKDTVVAASSSSLNSENPYATIKDLPFGPPESSYMEMRTTVPHERSYTEISPPPFSTATLRRERSSLGQVPEQEPQNHYDLPVNSHIPGHYDLPPVRRPPSPTCRRLPQ, from the exons ATGGACAACGGAAAGTTTGTAACAAAT CcttttttggtgggtggccctttGACTATAAGCACCAGTAGGCAATGTACCACTATTGATGAATTCTACTGTGTACA CTGTGAGAAGTCTTGCCCAAAGATTCGATGCCTGCCGCGATGCCCGTGCCAGAACGGGGGCATTTGCCAGGGGAAAGGAATCTGTGCGTGCCCCCCTGGGTGGACG ggtgAGGTGTGTACAGAGCGCTGTGCAGAGGGCAGGTTTGGTCCTAACTGTGCCCAAGAGTGTGTATGTCACAACCGGGGCCACTGCGACCCTGAGACAGGCCAGTGCAATTGTGCTGAAGGCTTCACTGGAAACAG GTGCAGCGAGGAGTGTCAGGTGGGTAGTTATGGGCGGGACTGTAAGGGTGTGTGCGACTGTGCCAACGGGGCTCGCTGCTTTAACATCGACGGAGGCTGTCTGTGTGAGCCTGGCTTCAGTGGACCCCAGTGCAGAGAGAGGATGTGTAGGCACGGCACCTACGGCCTTCACTGTGAACACACCTGCCTCtgccacgacacacacacactcag CTGTCACCCACTGAAAGGCGAATGCACGTGCCAGCCTGGCTGGGCGGGGCTTTACTGCAACGAGACCTGCGCCCGTGGTTACTACGGCCATGGTTGCCTGGAGCCCTGCCTGTGTGTCAACGGAGGGGTGTGTGACAGTGTGAGCGGGCGCTGCCACTGTGCCCCTGGGTACACG GGTGCTCACTGTGAGAGTCCCTGTAAGAGTGGTACCTATGGGAAGGACTGTTCTCTGGAGTGCTCCTGTTCCAACTCAGTGGACTGCTCTCCCATTGATGGGACCTGCTTCTGCAAAGAGG gctggcgAGGGCGGTACTGCTCCATACCCTGTTCTAAGGACACCTGGGGCCTGGGTTGCAACGCCACATGCCAGTGTGCCAATGTGGCTTTGTGTAACCCAGCAGACGGATCCTGCACTTGCTCTCCAGGCTGGCAGGGGCCCCTGTGCGACCAACCATGCCCC ATGGGCACGTTCGGGCCAGGCTGCCTGAAGAGGTGTGACTGCCTCAATGCAGACAGCTGCCAGGGTGCCAGCGGGCAGTGCCAGTGTCTGCCAGGGTGGACTG GTGCTCGCTGTGCCCAGACATGCCCAGAGGGTACATGGGGACGTCACTGTAACCAGAGCTGCTTCTGTCAGAACAGTGCCACCTGTCTGCCACACAGCGGTGCCTGTGTTTGTCGCCAAGGTTACTGGGGACCCACCTGTCAGCATA tgtGCAGTGCAGGTGTGTATGGTGACCAGTGCAGTATAACATGCCCGTCCTGTGCCCACTCCTCCTCCTGCCACCATGTcacaggccagtgtgtgtgtacccCCGGGTACACTGGAGCCCTTTGTGAACAAG CCTGTCCAGTGGGTCTCTATGGTAAGCAGTGTACTGGAGTGTGTAGATGTGCCCACAACTCAACGTGCAACCATCAAGATGGGTCCTGCTTCTGCCCCCCAGGATGGACAGGCCCTGACTGTACTTTAC AATGCCGTCCTGGGATGTTTGGCCTTAACTGTGCCCAAGTCTGCTCCTGCCCACCCAACTTCTACTGTGACCCACAgacaggggagtgtgtgtgtgaatcaggACCAGGGATCGACTGCAAAAAAG AACGCTTTGTGAGTATGATGGTGCCCGTGTCCCCGGGGGAGAGGGACTCATGGGGGGCCATCGTGGGTATCGTGGTGCTGGTCATCCTGGTGGTGCTGCTGCTGGCCCTGCTACTGCTCTACCGCCGCCGGCAGAAAGACAAGCAAGCCAACACACCGAcagtctccttctccacctcGCGCACCGTCAACTCCGAATACGCAATACCAG ATGTTCCTCAcagctaccaccactactacaaccccagctaccacacactgactggggGCAGACCCCCTCTACCACACGTCCCCAACAACCAGGACCGCGCCATCAAG AACACCAATAACCAGCTCTTCTGTAACGTGAagaacatggagagggagagagggcgaggcCTGTTTGGGGTGGAGAGCAATGCCACTTTGCCTGCAGACTGGAAACACCATGAGGCTGGCAAAGAACCAG GAGCTTTTGGCATTGACCGCAGTTATAGCTACAGTGCCAGCCTTCATTACAACAAAG AGCTGAAGGACACTGTGGTGGCAGCTAGCAGCAGTTCTCTGAACAGTGAGAACCCCTACGCCACCATTAAAGACCTGCCCTTCGGCCCTCCCGAGAGCAGCTACATGGAGATGAGGACGACCGTGCCCCATGAGAGGTCCTACACGGAGATCAGCCCTCCACCATTCAGCACAGCAACATTACGCAGAG AGCGCAGTTCCCTTGGCCAGGTCCCAGAGCAGGAGCCCCAGAATCACTATGACCTACCTGTGAACAGCCACATCCCAGGACACTATGACCTGCCACCTGTCCGCCGCCCACCCTCTCCCACATGCAGGAGACTGCCCCAATGA